The DNA region taaataacaggcaaagcctatataaattctcTCCAATCAATCAGCTCTTGTTACTGTTAGATATTGTCTGAGTTAtatttggtattattttttaGCTCTGGGTTTATTGCCTCTGGGAGAGAATAGCCTCCAAACTTCCGCAACTGTATGTTCAGAACGTGCCGAGTACGACGATTTGGCTATAGGAGGATTGTAAGacttatattcatatatatatatataaacaaaataagtcaaatgtcCATAAAAACCACCCAATGAACGGGTGGAATGTGGTCTTTTTTTAGTCAGGTGGTTTTTAAACATAGGGAAGATTGTGTTGAAATTGTACCATTTTGGCACCTTGCAAGGCGGGAGTGTCCTTAATTCGTAGTTGCCTTGATACAGAGCTGGTCGAATGGCAGATTTGACCGTATATGTGTAAGTCATCGTACAACAAACCAATCTTGTTAGTGAATACAACTTACAACAGTTATTATCAATAAGTATGCATAGTTACCAATATAGGTTCATAGAAAATCAAATACTATCCAACAAGTATACAATTAATTGTCGATAATGGAAAATCTgccaaagaaaacatttttgccGACTTGAAATTTGTGAGTTAGCATGGTAACTACGTTGATTTGGGGTGCAATTGGGTGAGTTGGCCTATGCCTTTAATTAACGTAGTTTCATTAACTCTTTAgcgaaattttattttgttataacaaattatttcttCTGGTCCATGGAGTTTGTTATAGCAATATATCACTGTATCACAGAAGCAAGCCATCGAAAACGCCAAGTCAACGGACGAATATTTGTCTCATACAATACATTGTGCTAATCACTGATATATTTGTCCTCAAACATTACAATGTACTAATCTCTGTGATATATTTGCCCCCCTATGGCAAAATGTACTAAtctttgtaatatatttgttcACCTACAGTACAATGTATTAATCTTTGTGATATATTTGTCCCCCCTACAGTACAATGTGCTTATCTCTCTGACCTGATATTTGTCCCCATACAGTAAAACGTCCTATCTTTATGATCCCATGTTTGTCTCTATACAGTACAATGTGCTAATCTCTCTGACCTGATATTTGTCCCCCTACAGTACAATGTGCTAATCTCTGTGATCTGATATTTGTCCCCCTACAGTACAATTTACTAATCTCTGTGATCTAATATTTGTCCCCCCCCCTACAGCACAATGTGGTAATCTCTGTGATCCGATATTTGTCCCCGTACAGTACAATGTACTAATCTCTGATATGATATTTGTCCCCGTACAGTACAATTTATTAATCTCTGTGATCCGATATATGTCTCCCTACAgtacaatttacaaatatctgtGATCCGATATTTGTCCTCGTACATTACAATGTACTAATCTCTGTGATCTGATATTTGTCCCCGTACAGTACAATGTACTAATCTCTGTGATCTGATATATGTCTCCCTACAGTACAATTTACTAATCTCTGTGATCTGATATATGTCTCCCTACAGTACAATTTACTAATCTCTGTGATCTGATATTTGTCCCCCTACAGTACAATGTGCTAATCTCTGTGATCTGATATTTGTCCCCGTACAGTACAATGTACTAATCTTTTGTGATATATTTGTTCCCCTGCAGTACAATTTGTTTATCTCTCTGATCTGATATTTGTCCCCGTACAGTACAATGAACTAATCTCTCTGGTCTGATATTTGTACTAATCTCTCTGATCTTACATTTGTCCCCGTACAGTACAATGTACTAATCTCCATGATCTGATATTTTTACTAATCTCTGTAACCTGATATTTGTCCTCGTACAGTACGATGTACTAATCTCTGTTATTTGACATGTGTCTCCTATAGTACAGTATGTGGTGTGTTTGGTGTCCTGATGCTCCTATCGACTCTGTTCGATGTTTTGTACAATCACCACCAGAGGAAATCTACCAAGACAGTCCCGCATGAGAATGGAACTTCTCCGGAGAGTAAATACCAGGTTAATGGAGATGTGGCTGAGAAACCAAAAACACCAACACAACCAGGTAATAGATACATTTCTGACTGCATGATATGTAAACCAGATAACCGTAACACGTATGATAAATGATAACAACAATGGCACTTGTTATACGGTGACAACAGAAATGTTGTTTTACATTAACGTTTTCCTGAACATTAAGATAtagacatgttttattttttctgatgGGGTGCATTACAGTATCCACACGCCTCGCTGTCTTACTCCGTTAGCACCACTATTGAATGGCATTAAATAATGCTCATATTTCAATCAATCAAGCTGGTCTTCCATTATCCGTTTTTCCAAAAGGtgttaaatttaatttgaattttacatGGCATACCTAAaatattttacagatatttcgttaaaactgaaaaaaaagacATATCTTCACTTGTGGAGAGGCAACGAATAGTAGCCATTTTGTTATTATGACTTCGCGAAACAATTTTCTTACAAATTAACGCATTCAGCCACATCGCTAATATGACTTTTCATGGTAATTAGATTTATAGTTGAAACAAAACCCATTCTTTTCACAAAGAAAACAGGGAAGAAAAATACGAAGAATAACACGACGCtggttaaaatattaaattatatatcaaatagaGAGAGATAAAGGGGctgatcgcctcgaaaatttgacaatttttgtcCACAcagttggaattacttctttgtctcAAATAGAAAAGGAAAAGATAATAAAGGagaaaaaattttttttgaaagtttAGTGAATTTGGCTCTTTTTGTCCCTGGTTCGGTGTCGTGAGAgttatactgaccattttgTGTTCACCTGTGCATTTTGAAAATTAGGTCAATatcagttttggagaagaagttaaaaatgtaccAGCAAATCATAGGagtaatatttaaaatgaaaataaaatcatttgccttaaagatgctccaccgccgacagagcatagaTGGTACccgtcatttgaacaataattgatgtttaatcatgtatatatatatgtctaatcaactcaaaaaattatataaaataaatgattttgctttcggtgcatgcgcaatcagtattgcATTCCaaataggatatagtgccacggaagtttttcgggatgcaattaattatttttaatatttttatcttgaagtaaaataaaaagctcagacttttcaatggtggtaatggtataaagtaagtaacttttatacctgaagaaaaatacgaaatcgtctggtcttgtttttgatagaaaaaaatatcatttgtcagcggtggagcatctttaaaaccatgattctttttaaaaatcattgtcTTTACCTTTGTTGGGACAAGCTACATGTATTTGGGAATGTGCTAACTCTACTAACCATTACTAAGTAAGGAATGTTATCCTATATTATTCCAAAATCGAGTAACTATATATATTAAGCAGTCTGCGGGAAATTAACAAGAGGAATAGAACGAGATGTTCTGTAAGGAGAAATCGTTCTGTGGTCCGGACTCAAATAATCAtccatttaattattttatttttaaggaATCCTGGCGAAACTTGCCATGACATTTTctgtgtacaccaatggtaaGAAGCTGATCAGCACAGAACAAGGAGGTGGAGCTCTCAGTGCCATCAACGGTATCCGATTCATCAGTATCACATGGGTAGTTCTAGGACATTCATTTTCTTCTGCTCTAAACACTATGCGTAAGTATTGGTTTTGAATAAGACAACAACTAAAATAGCAATTAACTGAAATTGGTTATAAAGTATTAAACTTTCAACAGTATCACATGTTCAAAAAAGGCTATATGTATCATTTAATTCATGTTCAAATAAAGACCGAGAGCAGTGCAGTGGAAAAAaggacttttttttatataactatactaatgaaaaagttaaaaatagtaATACATTGACACCAGGATGActgattttgtttaaaatttgaGAGATTTTGGTTTGAAGTGGCTGATCTAACATATCTATTGTACaagcaggtagggcgttaggattgtacctgctgcccctattgcatgatcgtaaaaggcgactaaatttaggatcttatctttacTCTTCTTTCTATcggactttatctttcctaatgcctcccttggcaccgtcTCACAtttggcctcgagttgagcGCTCAAGGAGTGGGActactggttcgcccgttgtcaggaTTATgcgaccgggtggggtgtgttgcttggtgtcctcggaggcatgcttcagtgatatagcactataaaaagggcaacagttccactgtagaagaatacacaacatgaatataccacagtctcccaaaacacgcacctcgcacaacttgcacgcaacacaccgcatacatgggataccgaccttacatggccatagctgttaataggacgttaattaatcaaacaaacaagtacaAGTAACCTAGAATTTCCTGACCAGTATATTACACAATTATTCTACATTAGCTAATGactgtttatttttatcatatcaCCTATTTACAGAGAATCCTACTTTTATAAGAGAACTTTTGAGCAATTCTACATATTGactttattttaatcatatcaCCTCTTTACAGAGAATCCTACTTTTATAAGAGAATTCATAAGCAATTGGTCGTCAATGCCAATGGTCAATGCCCTCCTATCTGTGGACTCATTTTTTACTCTAAGGTAGGTCGTATATGTGACGGCGACTGCGAAAATGGGTACAGATGCGGCAAGCCTCATTCTGAGAAAAAGCCGTCTAAAATCACGAGAcattttgctgtatttttctGTGACGTGATCGAagactttttattattttttttcacacaaTATATTGACTAGTCTAGCAACACATAAGCTTGGACACCatgaaatgtacaatataattaAAGTCAATTTATTACTTTGTTTATCAACAGTAATAAACAACTGTTTGATCTCGTAAATTCTTTTATTCTTCGATCGGCAGATCCAATTATCTTTGCTTCTTGCCGACAAACTTGATAACTGCTGTGAAGACATGATGTGTTAAATAAAATACGACACTGAATTAAATGTGTTACTTATTATATTGGCTCATGagttaattgttttgtttcaaaataataaatgtgcATTGTTAATATACTGGAATCCCAAAGATGACACAAGCTTACGCATATTTATAGAAGCACGGACCCGAACGCACCCGGTGTTTACGGGAGATCACTCTAGTTAGTTTCTTAGTGGCGTAATGACAACAACACGTACGTTTACATCTCTCTGAATTGTCATAGTGTGTAATCTGCAATGATGATTACTTGATCAATGAAAACCAAGCCCGGTAGGTGAGATACGATGTTATATTAATGAAGGAACGTTCAAACTGAGTAGTTAAAGTAGTATCACTTTATACTTCGCGATGTTGTGAAACGCGTATCATACGTAAGCTTATACGTATTCGACAGTTTGAATTAATGTACCATGGCACGAAATCATGTTAGACTTGAATCATTAAAATGAGTCAACTATCTACTGCAACGAACAATAGTTGTTGTAGCATTCCAgcagaaattattttgaatcaGGATAAACCATTTATAGATGAAATAGAGACTGTTGATCAACTTTATTATTCAAGACTGTACACATCATCCGAGGGTAGCGCCGATGCTTTCAGAGAACTTTCGTCAGATTCCAGTGAAGACGAGTGTAATTACGAGTCCGATAAGTCATcagatgataatgatgttgtatttgtttcaacAGATCCCACTGAATGTGACACTATTGAATATATAGCACAGGCAAAATTTCGTAATGACACATGTGGCTGTAAAGTGTATGGTGGAGAAGCATGTAGTGTAAAAATAGACTTAGAATCGGCATTTTAATTTAGAGAACATTGTCACCAATTAACACATGATGAACTAGATATTACTGTTAAGGCTGAGCTATTTGCTCATCATAAATCTGGCAGTCATACCCAATCTAAGAAACACAAGATAAAGGAACGAGAGCGACCATATCAGGAGTTTTATTTCAATGGAATCCGTGTTTGTAgaactacattttgttttattcatggCATCAGCAAGAACAAATTACAGGCAATTAGTAAGTCACTAGATACTGTTGGTTTGATGCCACGAAAACATGGAAATTCTGGAAAAGCTCCGCATAATGCTCTCTCTGTACAAGACAGACAGAATATCAAGACATTCTTGTCAAAATTTGCTAGAGACAATGCATTGCCTATTCCGGGAAGATTACCAAATTACAGGTCTGAAAAAGTGCTTCTTCTTCCCTCGGATACAACTGCCATGgacatttttgaaaagtttgattcACTGGCcggcaaaatgaattatagaCGAGTGAGTCTACGCACCTTCCAAAGAGTATGGCATGATCTATGCCCATATATCACAGTCATGAAACCATGTACAGACTTGTGTAACTCTTGCCAaattttttcattgaaattatcTGCTACTGGTTCAATAAATGATGATGAAAAGAAACAAGTCTTGGAGGAATACTGTACTCATATAAGTCAGGCAAAACAACAGAGAGATGTATACAGAAAGCAGTGCACAGAGAGTAAAGAAAAGTTCAAGTTATTGTCAGAAGCAGAGAAGACAACAGgtaattaataataatgaaatacaaattaatatttacattttttgctgAGCAATAGATTCTTCAGATAGACATCTTTAAATAAAGCATATCAGAATTATTCAAAGTTTATatagattattattttaaacaggTTCCAAGTCTGCTATTACAGCTTTTCAGCCTAGCTTTCAGTAGACTAGAATGTTAAGATAAAGACCACTCGTGtatacataccggggtatataatattacatgaaatgcctttcaattttttttacataaaaaacctttaaatttttattcatgaattgggaaaaaatctgaatgttcataatgaaatcttatttgatttcaattaaacttaactacatgtacaatgtatttgatttttaagaacaaatgtatttatcaaattaattatatataaaaaaaaaacaaatatacttgATGTAGTAATGCTCATGTTATGTAGAAATGTATACGGTTGTCTTTATTTCTTTGTAGGCAATTCACTCTGTACAGTTGATGGTGCTTTCCACTATTCCTGGGATTTCGCACAAGTTCATTTTCCCCATCATGCTCAACAAGTTGGTCCAATCTTCTTTAAGACACCAAGGAAATGCAGTGTCTTTGGAATCTGCTCGGAAGGTTCAGGTAATTAACCCCCGAGTTTTACTTTAATAAGCTTAAGATAATCATAAAAccaattaattaattgatcttTAAAATACATCAGTTTTATGATTTgcaaattaaatcaaatcaaacataATCAATTATTGGTAatctaaattacatgtatatcatttaccTTAAACacctttttattgaaaatttccTTTAATGATATGagatttcaattaaaaattgaGTGACAGTGATGATTCCAGTGGTACACATTTGTTGATATTGCCAATGAAACTGGTAGGAATTAACTACAGTACTCCTTTACTTGatcaatacattgtaattattcAACAGGACAGCTAGTTTTCTATTTGGTGGATGAGGCTGAAAGTTCAGGAGTAGGAAAGGGAGCTAACTCAGTTATCAGCATGGTCCATCACTATTTTCATCATCATGGACATGGAGAAGAGATCGCCAACATCCATTTTGACAACTGCAGTGGacagaataaaaacaacattgtgTTGTGGTATGCCCTTTGGAGGGTGATAGTTGGTAAGTCCCCTTCATAGGTTTGTTAGGCTTCATCCAcaattttgtatgtatatatgctgatcttaaaattttcatttctccaTATATAGAATTATGACATTTTCCTGTTTTAATAAACCAAATTGTGCAATACAATGATGGAATTTCATATTTCAGACATTTGAGATTTAAAAGTCAATACCACATCATGACCTGATTAATTTGTAGCATTAGAACTACATGAATACCTTGAGATTGGGTGGGGAGgtttaatatatgtatagatTAGTCACTGACTTTCAGTTTTTACTATTTTAGTCATCAATCAGTCTACAATTTAAATAGTTTGTTTCTCAAaagatcaaattaaaatattcaaatttggaACTTATTATAGATTtgcaacaattaattataaatattttttttatattgatattgtataGCAGTAGTACCTATAATTTCCTTCTAATGgtaatttttaaagttttttgtaGAACAATGAactcattttttgttttattgtataaacAGGTCTTCATGTTGGTATCCAGTACTCGATGATGATTGCTGGCCATACAAAGTTTGATCCTGACTGGCATTTTGGTGTGTGGAAATTGCGCTGGAGATCTAGTAATGCTGAAAGTTTAGAGGAGGTTGCTCGCACAGTTACAACTTCATCACGGAGTGGACACAATATTCCACAGTTGGTTCAAGATGAGGAAAAACCAGTCATCTTTAGGGACTGGAAGTGTTACCTGAAACAATACTTCAAGCCATTGAAAAACCTGACAAAATACCACCATTTTCTTGTGGAATCTACAAAGCCAGGTGAAGTGTTGTGTAAGGAAGTCGGTGACTCACTTCCAGTGTCAGTCAATCTACTTAAGAGAAAGGAAATCCTTCCATCTGCAGAAGATGAACCAGAGGAAATTGTGTCAAAAGGACTAGATCCTTCTAGACAATGGTACTTATATGACAATATTAGGGAATTTTGTAAAAGTGAAAGTTCAAAAAACATTACCTGTCCAAAACCCACTGTACCAAAGTCAGAAATGGATCTGACAGAAAGCAACCAAGTACCAAATGTTCCATGCTACTGTTACTTTTACGATGAAAATGACTGCTATATTACATTGTTCACATTTGTAAGGCGTGTCTTGTCTTCAAAAGATCTGTAGTGATGgaaataagtttattttatGTAGGAATTTGTGAGCGGATATTCCTTTTGACAACAGAACTTTTTGTCTTtagatgtatatgtatatatacacataaccTTTGATTCTACCACCTAGTGTTGGActgattattgtttttaattgatgATCGATCGATTATGATTTTCCTAAAGACTATCGattatgaaattcaataatcaattattaaaatgggagataacttgtgcttattttatattgttctgaacctttattatttgtatattggtgtaaaacaaattttctcaaaatgtcTTAGACATGTTAGATAAacaataatttgaattaaaaaaaacacttcgTTGAACCGTTGCCACAAGATATCTTTCTAAAATTCTTCAGAGAAAATAAAAGGttgaatacataaatataaaaaaagttttctatAAATGTAAtccaaattcaaaattgataattagTAGGTTGTCCTAAACCGATCATTGAATGTGATTTTACAACCGATTATTAACACTAAGTAGCCTTcactgtttgtttttattgactGTCTCCCAATTTTTATCTATTCCTAGTGGATATACTAGTACTATTAAACTTAGACTGATTTTAAAGTtggaaattaaaagtaattgagGATCAATATTACTAATATATTAGACACAAAATTAGTACTGATGTAGGGAAGTGAAGTAAGGCTGTGTGCATAtgaattttacatgtatatatataaatcggTGTGATTTAAACGGCCCCCTCCCACTTCCTTTTCCATTTTTACCTGACTTTTCCAGCCTATTTCTACCAATTCTCAGTAATTATTCCAATATTTTACtgaatgttattattttgctaGCTTCATGATCTATCAAACATTTAAGAAGTGTgatcatttcaatatttatgGCTTTGGAGttaatatttagattttgaattctttcaaaaattttgacattagattatctccctttgatgtatatacatttgtacgtgTAACGACGTTTTAAAATGATATGGACAAtttatttttcgtaattaagaagggataacataaaatatttgtttggttttgaaatatatgttgtatttCAAAAGTATTGACATGTCAATATATCCCTTTTGTTATGTGTTGCAAATATTATACTTTTATGACGTTATTTGACTTTTGTGTTTTCTGTGTTCAGTGAAGTGATACaggtaaacaaacaaatttttctCCATAACCGTACCACATAGAGACCTAATTTTTTGgatttacataatttataatgtaagcttgcaaaaaatgtataaaactcAATTTGTCAATTTTCCTCATCTGACCCCATTTTCGCCGTCGCCGTCACATATAACTTATGTAATGGGACTTGTTGTCAGTGTATTTCACCGGGTCGCGAATATATGTCCAAATCAAATACAATTAGATTACTCATAAACCGTAAAGATCTGTAAGAAGGGTATTATGTATTAAGTTAATTGTATGTACAAGCGATTAAAAAATCAGTCTGGAAATGATGTTTGTGGTatgttatatgtaaaaataacacAATGACACAGTCTAATTTGTCCTTTTTGGCCCTTAAACGAAATTGTCAagttttcaaaactgttatttattGATTCAATTGAAAAATTGTCAagttttcaaaactgttatttattGATTCAATTGAAAAATTGTCAagttttcaaaactgttatttattGATTCAATTGAAATTGAGAATGACGAATAAATCTTTGATATGTTAGGTATGGTTGTTGTTTACCATTGaagttgctatggtaaccaacctaaatatacatacagtatGAAATGTGGAAATTGTCGATTTGTAAAGAACATGGAGCGTATCTTCATATTGATTTTGCATGTTATTGATTCTTAgattacaattacaatattttcttaCGCAATGCATATTTCGGATAGTTATCATGGAAAATAAGGCAGCAAAATCAGAAAACAGTCATAataattgaattagagataaacttaatatataaaatacaacaatttattttcttaatacTTCAAAATAGCGATAGATGTGTGGGCCATGAAGAGCCCAAACTATACATAGTCCTTTGTTGTATACGTTACTGAGAACATAGTCTGACGACGATATTTCTATCCGCGACTTAAgctcaaattttcaaaaaagtaccatagaatatttaacaaatttaatttcTGTTACGTACGTCATTTTCAATTGTCAGTTTTTCACTTGGTTACAGTGGACTACTGGTATCTTACCTGTTTATGAAGGAGATGAAGAGGGAGAAGGGACGAATCAACTGGTTCATGTTCTACTTCCACCGTTTTTGGAGGTCAGTAACTTTTGATATATCATGTATTGTGGACATATGGATGATATTAGGAGTGAGACATTTTGATAACATGCACATAAAATTCCAGCTTCTAGTACCAAACTGATAGGAATTTCTTTTGAGAATAgtaagtatatattgtatattgagTTTTTCCACCTGTcctatgtaataattaatttttttgtatTCAATTGTAACAAACAGTCCTAATAAAAGATTAGAACAATCACTCTAACACATTATCAGAACAAAAAAGTATTATCTATCGGCAAAGGaagacataaaacaaaaattcataGTCAAATTATTTGATCTCACCAAATGGCAAAATAGCTGCATAGAGGTCTGTGATAGCAATCGAAATCATTTGGAACAATTAAGTTTTATCATATTGCTAATAAAGCCCCATCTGTCGTATCTACAGTTAAATCTTGATTGGCTTTGTGATATGATTTGTATTGACCTTTGGTCTTTCTATATTTAAAAGGCTTACGCCGGCGTATATGTTGGTGCTATTTTTGGACATGTCCCTATTCCGGTACCTGGGCGATGGACCTTTCTGGGCTAAAGAAGGAATAGAACCATTTTGTAAAGATACTTGGTGGACGAACCTTCTCTATATCAAcaatttatatagaaataaagaAATGGTAAATACATAAAACGAGGAATACCACAACATACGTAGGTGGTTATTTTCGCGGGTCAAAATTTTCGGCATTTGAACTAAAACGATGAAATAATTTCTCGCAATTAGGCTTTAAGGGTCTAGatgattcaaccatttctcacTATTCCGCGTACCAAAtaaggggtatcactttgggccgtttaACGGCaactcagtgataagcaaaatattttgcatgaagataccttagggtcagctgcatattgtttGCTAGTCAGAATATCCTATTTTTTCTGCGCTCATGGTCATTTCAGAGGTCAAATGATAGATTCttaattcacattttcattgtgtaagtcctaattaattaaatgttagAATAGAAATAATATTATTCTGCAGTTTTTGCatgtaaatattgggtttgttacgttcagttcagaaaatttattagaatttttaaAACGTAGGTCACAGTGGTGGCTAAGTTAAGTATCTGTTCTATTTTAGCAATAAAAGCTTTCATATATTTTgctaaaagaaaacaaaaacaaaaggtGATTGACAAACCATATTTAGCACAATGTACAAAACTAAACCGACCCGATCCTTTTTACACTATACCTCTGCCTGAGACCCTCAAACCACCTGTCGTGGTTTggcgccaatgtagaagaacagggaaaattaAGCATTTCTGTCGTGTGCCCCGAAAGGAATCAATGTAGAAAACTACGGCTGTACCGATTGAGCCAATTAAGCATGCtgcgtcagctgagtgacagaggcTGTGTTTAAAACTGCACACAAACCCGCTCCTTTACAATTGAAGTCTGCTCTTTACTAGATTGATGACAGTCATAATTATATAGATACTGAAAAACGAAATATGTCTTTTTTTCAGTGTTTTGGTTGGGCCTGGTATCTGGCCAACGACATGCAGTTCTACGTGGTGAGCCCACTCCTTCTGGTGCCGTTATACTTGTAAGTGACCTGTGGTTAATAATGGTGTGTAGGAATCATatacaattataaatataacaagATCGTTCTCATTTCATTCATTAGTGTTTCTTTAAacttattcatttttattacttttttaagtcaaatcatatcatatcatatacctTATGTGTCAAAGCTATATTTATCATACCTGTTTCACAGAATGTCAGTTCTGGTTCTCTATATTATCATTTCAGCTCCAAGAAGATAGGACTTTTTGTCAACAGTTTAGCCTTGTTGGGGATCACTATAGCAACTGCCGTAGTATCGAGCCGTTACGAGCTGGATGTGGCTTCGTTCTCGGCTGATAATTTAATGTAAGTTGTAATATCAGTAATATACTTCACGTAACTGCTACTGTGTGGATGCTGTTTGGAAAGAAAAATTTTACCAGCTTGTCATTTTCACAAggatatttgtatatataattgattATGTTCACAAGGATCATTTTGATAATACTTGATTGATAAGAGAAATAAAACACccacaaaatcactcgtatcaATATTTCGAGAATTTACCTCCATCATCCTAGAGTTACCAACATATAGAGGTTGGAAATGAATAATTTGA from Argopecten irradians isolate NY chromosome 5, Ai_NY, whole genome shotgun sequence includes:
- the LOC138323093 gene encoding LOW QUALITY PROTEIN: uncharacterized protein (The sequence of the model RefSeq protein was modified relative to this genomic sequence to represent the inferred CDS: substituted 1 base at 1 genomic stop codon); this translates as MSQLSTATNNSCCSIPAEIILNQDKPFIDEIETVDQLYYSRLYTSSEGSADAFRELSSDSSEDECNYESDKSSDDNDVVFVSTDPTECDTIEYIAQAKFRNDTCGCKVYGGEACSVKIDLESAFXFREHCHQLTHDELDITVKAELFAHHKSGSHTQSKKHKIKERERPYQEFYFNGIRVCRTTFCFIHGISKNKLQAISKSLDTVGLMPRKHGNSGKAPHNALSVQDRQNIKTFLSKFARDNALPIPGRLPNYRSEKVLLLPSDTTAMDIFEKFDSLAGKMNYRRVSLRTFQRVWHDLCPYITVMKPCTDLCNSCQIFSLKLSATGSINDDEKKQVLEEYCTHISQAKQQRDVYRKQCTESKEKFKLLSEAEKTTGNSLCTVDGAFHYSWDFAQVHFPHHAQQVGPIFFKTPRKCSVFGICSEGSGQLVFYLVDEAESSGVGKGANSVISMVHHYFHHHGHGEEIANIHFDNCSGQNKNNIVLWYALWRVIVGLHVGIQYSMMIAGHTKFDPDWHFGVWKLRWRSSNAESLEEVARTVTTSSRSGHNIPQLVQDEEKPVIFRDWKCYLKQYFKPLKNLTKYHHFLVESTKPGEVLCKEVGDSLPVSVNLLKRKEILPSAEDEPEEIVSKGLDPSRQWYLYDNIREFCKSESSKNITCPKPTVPKSEMDLTESNQVPNVPCYCYFYDENDCYITLFTFVRRVLSSKDL